Proteins from a single region of Amycolatopsis sp. CA-230715:
- a CDS encoding response regulator transcription factor: MTSRTAPRILLVEDAEAIRVSVEAALGTAGFEVRARADGEAIEQDLVGFRPDLVVLDVLLPGRDGFELLSLIRRHSAAGVVMLTARDGVEDRLRGLGEGADDYVVKPFVLAELVARVTAVLRRTGRTKPTVEIGDLVVDAEAGMALYRGERIDLTATEWKLLSHLAAHRDRVLSKTQILAAVWGYDDYAENLVEVNVSTLRRKLEQHGPRILHTVRGQGYVLRGDVG, from the coding sequence GTGACTTCCCGGACAGCACCGCGGATCCTCCTCGTCGAGGACGCCGAAGCGATTCGCGTTTCGGTGGAGGCCGCGTTGGGCACGGCCGGATTCGAGGTGCGTGCTCGCGCCGACGGCGAAGCGATCGAGCAGGACCTCGTGGGGTTCCGGCCCGATCTGGTGGTGCTCGACGTGTTGTTGCCGGGCAGGGACGGGTTCGAGCTGCTGTCGCTGATCCGCCGCCATTCCGCGGCGGGCGTGGTGATGCTGACCGCGCGGGACGGGGTGGAGGATCGGCTGCGCGGGCTCGGTGAAGGCGCCGACGACTACGTGGTCAAGCCGTTCGTGCTGGCCGAACTCGTGGCGAGGGTGACCGCGGTGCTGCGCCGGACCGGCCGCACCAAGCCGACCGTGGAGATCGGCGATCTCGTGGTGGACGCCGAGGCCGGGATGGCGCTCTACCGCGGCGAGCGGATCGACCTCACCGCGACCGAGTGGAAGCTGCTGAGCCACCTCGCCGCGCACCGCGATCGCGTGCTCAGCAAGACGCAGATACTCGCCGCGGTCTGGGGGTACGACGACTACGCCGAGAACCTCGTCGAGGTCAACGTCAGCACGCTGCGCCGGAAGCTCGAGCAGCACGGGCCGCGGATCCTGCACACGGTGCGCGGGCAGGGGTATGTGCTGCGGGGCGACGTCGGATGA
- a CDS encoding DUF1800 domain-containing protein: protein MAAITERGAVRRLHDRFGFGPRQGDLDRGFAETLTGLLAPGADAGPPPPQLGPPPERPGKKDEAAKKQAAAQLKEQATQAVLWWLDRMVTTEHASAERLTWFWHGHFATSEQKVRSPRLMLAQNQTQRALGMGSFTALARAMIVDPALLLWLDGNKNKAGSPNENLAREFMELFTLGVGHYTEDDVREAARALTGWSADRDATTAKLVAKRHDTAPKRILGRDGDFTAQSFVDLVLGRPESAPFVLGRIWFRLVSSSPPPADVLNRLVAAYGANRDITAVLKAIAAEPAFRDPASALVKQPVEWLAGLLRALGVRPGSLDGKELFAGLRGMGQVPFEPPSVGGWAAGGAWLTTSAGAARLRLARHVAAHADPGAVAGARDRVAAVGDLLGVDGWSERTKNALAGVAGTVPDLIAVAACAPEYAVSG, encoded by the coding sequence ATGGCGGCAATCACGGAACGCGGCGCCGTCCGCAGGCTCCACGACCGGTTCGGGTTCGGGCCGCGGCAGGGCGATCTCGACCGCGGGTTCGCCGAAACGCTCACCGGGCTGCTCGCGCCCGGCGCCGACGCGGGTCCCCCGCCACCGCAGCTCGGCCCGCCGCCGGAACGTCCCGGCAAAAAGGACGAGGCCGCGAAGAAGCAGGCCGCGGCACAACTGAAAGAGCAGGCGACGCAGGCTGTCCTGTGGTGGCTGGACCGGATGGTCACCACCGAGCACGCGAGCGCGGAACGGCTGACCTGGTTCTGGCACGGGCACTTCGCGACCAGCGAGCAGAAGGTGCGCAGCCCGCGGCTGATGCTCGCGCAGAACCAGACGCAGCGTGCGCTCGGCATGGGCAGCTTCACCGCGCTGGCGCGCGCGATGATCGTCGACCCGGCACTGCTGCTGTGGCTGGACGGCAACAAGAACAAGGCGGGCTCGCCGAACGAAAACCTGGCGCGCGAGTTCATGGAGCTGTTCACACTCGGCGTCGGGCACTACACCGAGGACGACGTGCGGGAGGCGGCCCGCGCGCTGACCGGCTGGTCCGCGGACCGCGACGCCACGACGGCGAAGCTGGTCGCGAAACGCCACGACACCGCGCCGAAGCGCATTCTCGGCCGTGACGGCGACTTCACCGCGCAGTCCTTTGTGGACCTCGTACTGGGCAGGCCGGAATCGGCGCCGTTCGTGCTCGGCCGCATCTGGTTCCGCCTCGTTTCTTCCTCGCCGCCGCCCGCCGACGTGCTGAACCGGCTCGTCGCCGCCTACGGCGCGAACCGGGACATCACCGCCGTGCTGAAGGCCATTGCCGCCGAACCCGCGTTCCGCGACCCGGCGTCGGCGCTGGTGAAGCAGCCGGTGGAATGGCTCGCCGGGCTCCTGCGCGCGCTCGGCGTCCGGCCTGGTTCGCTCGACGGCAAGGAACTGTTCGCCGGGTTGCGCGGAATGGGCCAGGTGCCGTTCGAACCGCCGAGCGTCGGCGGATGGGCCGCGGGCGGCGCGTGGCTGACGACCTCGGCTGGCGCGGCGCGGCTGCGGCTCGCCCGGCACGTCGCCGCGCACGCGGACCCCGGCGCCGTGGCTGGCGCGCGCGACCGGGTGGCCGCGGTCGGCGACCTGCTCGGCGTGGACGGCTGGTCGGAGCGGACGAAGAACGCGCTCGCCGGTGTCGCCGGGACCGTGCCGGATCTGATCGCGGTGGCGGCGTGCGCCCCCGAGTACGCAGTGAGCGGGTGA
- a CDS encoding HNH endonuclease signature motif containing protein has protein sequence MFETSPSLAPQQDELWRLDAREVASLLREEFVSWWQQEARIHRMIAHLDNGGARDLGYTSVAGLVADIARCTGPEVKRLVKRALVTNPGQGIDGTEIPAAAPLVGDAAREGAISPEHVDKIVRVLEKIPATTPVEDREFAERSLVELARKAGTSQISKLGKELLGYLDPDGPEPRDTPEPTRALHFHQRKDGSAKFDGYLDPISAAKTLALLDPLAQSQPNDPSGNPLRRGQAERYGDAFMEMVALAASHPESPNRSGGRADLIVTIPLADLKAELGKACLDMVTDITASEARILACDCRIIPMMLDGKGQPLEVGRAKRLVTEAIRYMLAMRDKGCAFPGCSRAPRHCEAHHVVPWAHGGLTEVGNLVLLCGHHHRLLHRSDWTLRMVNGLPEFTPPDFIDPWRRSRTNSHTAQPRAA, from the coding sequence GTGTTCGAGACTTCTCCTTCCCTTGCGCCGCAGCAGGATGAGCTGTGGCGACTTGACGCGCGCGAGGTTGCCTCGCTGTTGCGGGAGGAGTTCGTGTCGTGGTGGCAGCAGGAAGCCCGTATCCACCGCATGATCGCGCACCTGGACAATGGCGGTGCCCGCGATCTGGGGTACACGAGTGTGGCCGGGCTGGTGGCCGACATCGCGCGGTGCACCGGACCTGAGGTGAAGAGGCTGGTGAAGCGGGCACTGGTGACCAACCCCGGTCAGGGGATCGATGGTACGGAAATTCCCGCGGCCGCGCCCCTTGTCGGCGACGCTGCCCGAGAGGGTGCGATCTCGCCCGAGCACGTGGACAAGATCGTGCGGGTGCTGGAGAAAATCCCCGCCACGACTCCGGTTGAGGATCGGGAGTTCGCGGAGCGGTCTCTTGTGGAACTGGCGCGGAAGGCGGGCACCTCGCAAATCTCCAAGCTGGGCAAGGAACTCCTCGGTTACCTCGACCCCGACGGCCCCGAACCCCGCGACACTCCCGAACCCACCCGGGCGCTGCACTTCCACCAGCGCAAGGACGGTTCAGCCAAGTTCGACGGCTACCTCGACCCCATCTCCGCCGCCAAAACCCTCGCCCTGCTCGACCCGCTCGCCCAGTCCCAACCGAACGACCCGTCCGGCAATCCGCTGCGGCGCGGGCAGGCCGAGCGGTACGGGGACGCGTTCATGGAGATGGTCGCCCTCGCCGCCAGTCACCCCGAATCGCCGAACCGCAGTGGCGGCCGGGCGGATCTGATCGTGACGATCCCCCTGGCCGACCTCAAAGCCGAGCTGGGCAAAGCCTGCCTGGACATGGTCACCGACATCACCGCCAGCGAAGCCCGCATCCTGGCCTGCGACTGCAGGATCATCCCGATGATGCTCGACGGCAAAGGCCAACCCCTCGAAGTCGGGCGGGCGAAACGTCTGGTCACCGAAGCGATCCGATACATGCTTGCCATGCGCGACAAAGGATGCGCGTTCCCCGGATGTTCGCGCGCGCCGCGTCATTGCGAGGCGCACCACGTCGTACCGTGGGCACACGGCGGCCTCACCGAGGTGGGCAATCTCGTGCTGCTATGCGGACACCACCATCGGCTGTTGCATCGTAGCGACTGGACACTCCGCATGGTCAACGGACTCCCCGAATTCACCCCACCCGACTTCATCGACCCCTGGCGAAGATCCCGAACCAACAGCCACACCGCCCAACCCCGCGCCGCCTAA
- a CDS encoding sensor histidine kinase, with translation MTGLRTTSLYRRVTTTALVVLAVVLVVLGFVVSAVFRAQAERDVNGLLAGRVQLAQQLAKQGAPPQNLVRRVETRGVEGRLTLTDGTVFGAPPRPAEARLRQVKATLSGRGQVNGAALTLTADESIVAGAESTLRWVLLFTGLAAVAVTAAALLVGVRIALSPLDAMTGLARSIVTGRRGGRLAPSSAKTELGRAASAFDDALDALEGAERAARASEERTRRFVADAAHELRTPIAGVQAAAEAVLQQGPDADPALTERLHLLLARESQRAGKLVSDLLDLAHLDAGVRLDAAPVALLPLAQAQADRARLLAPELTVEVSGPDAVVLGDSDRLTQILANLVDNAVRAMAGHGTLTLTVTESGVVVSDTGPGVPAEDVERIFDRLVRLDDARGQSGSGLGLAIARGFARAHGGDLRYEPSAGASFVLYGLSKPDSQAGSSSPSSRPE, from the coding sequence ATGACCGGGCTGCGCACCACCTCCCTCTACCGCAGGGTCACCACGACCGCGCTGGTGGTGCTCGCGGTGGTGCTGGTGGTGCTCGGGTTCGTGGTCAGCGCGGTGTTCCGCGCGCAGGCGGAACGCGACGTCAACGGCCTGCTCGCCGGGCGCGTGCAGCTCGCGCAGCAGCTCGCCAAGCAGGGCGCGCCGCCGCAGAACCTGGTGCGGCGCGTGGAAACGCGTGGCGTCGAAGGCAGGTTGACGCTGACCGACGGCACCGTCTTCGGGGCGCCGCCCCGGCCGGCGGAGGCCAGGCTGCGCCAGGTGAAGGCGACCTTGAGCGGGCGGGGACAGGTCAACGGCGCCGCGCTCACGCTCACCGCCGACGAGTCGATCGTCGCCGGTGCGGAATCGACGCTGCGGTGGGTGCTGCTGTTCACCGGGCTGGCCGCGGTCGCGGTGACCGCGGCCGCGCTGCTCGTCGGTGTCCGGATCGCACTGTCCCCTTTGGACGCGATGACCGGGTTGGCGCGGTCGATCGTGACCGGGCGGCGCGGCGGCAGGCTGGCCCCGTCGAGCGCGAAGACCGAGCTGGGCAGGGCGGCGAGCGCGTTCGACGACGCACTGGACGCGCTGGAGGGCGCGGAACGGGCGGCACGCGCGTCGGAGGAGCGGACGCGCCGGTTCGTCGCGGACGCCGCGCACGAACTGCGCACGCCGATCGCGGGCGTGCAGGCGGCCGCCGAAGCCGTGCTCCAGCAGGGACCGGACGCGGATCCGGCGCTCACCGAACGCCTGCACCTGTTGCTGGCGCGGGAGTCCCAGCGGGCGGGCAAGCTGGTGAGCGATCTCCTCGACCTCGCCCACCTCGACGCCGGGGTGCGGCTGGACGCCGCGCCCGTCGCGCTGCTGCCGCTCGCGCAGGCGCAGGCGGATCGGGCGCGCCTGCTCGCACCCGAACTCACCGTCGAGGTCTCGGGACCGGACGCGGTCGTCCTCGGCGATTCCGACCGGCTCACCCAGATCCTGGCCAACCTGGTGGACAACGCCGTGCGCGCGATGGCGGGGCACGGCACGCTGACCCTCACCGTGACCGAGTCCGGTGTGGTCGTGTCCGACACCGGGCCGGGCGTGCCAGCCGAGGACGTCGAGCGGATCTTCGACCGCCTGGTGCGCCTCGACGACGCCCGCGGCCAGAGCGGATCCGGGCTCGGCCTCGCGATCGCACGCGGGTTCGCCCGCGCACACGGCGGCGACCTCCGCTACGAGCCCTCCGCCGGAGCTTCGTTCGTTCTTTACGGACTGTCCAAGCCGGACTCTCAAGCCGGGAGCAGCAGCCCGTCGAGTCGTCCTGAGTGA
- a CDS encoding DUF1501 domain-containing protein yields MNKLTRRRFLAASGVTAAGALAAGATQVDWTSLMTAAARTPLDPKDGVLVVVTLYGGNDGLNTVVPAGDKAYQDARPELAYRPDEVLDLGEELGLNPGLKGLKGLWDDKALAIVRGAGYPNPDHSHFRSMAIWQTASPKTSVPTGWLGRWLDTAGDDPLRAVSVEPVLPPLLAGAGTAAASLPVGGLALPKGALGKSFEGLGAAQPDEGFWQAKAAKSVGDLHNAVRVLGGAAHDKEKKQRKGKLAAQLDVVASLIEAGVPTRAYSVSLGGFDTHADERGTQQRLLTELDGALTPFARRLAGTDRGKQAVVLVYSEFGRRVRANASQGTDHGTAGPMFVLGNGVRGGFHGEEPSLTDLADGDLKQTVDFRDVYAAMLEGVLGTPADRVLPGHSGRLDGLLLPA; encoded by the coding sequence ATGAACAAGCTGACCCGGCGGCGGTTCCTGGCCGCGAGCGGGGTGACGGCGGCGGGCGCGTTGGCGGCCGGGGCGACCCAGGTCGACTGGACCTCGCTGATGACGGCCGCGGCGCGGACACCGCTGGATCCGAAGGACGGCGTGCTCGTGGTCGTCACGCTCTACGGCGGGAACGACGGGCTCAACACCGTCGTCCCGGCCGGTGACAAGGCGTACCAGGACGCGCGGCCCGAACTCGCCTACCGACCCGACGAGGTGCTCGATCTCGGTGAGGAACTGGGCCTCAACCCCGGTCTGAAGGGGCTCAAGGGTTTGTGGGACGACAAGGCGCTCGCCATCGTGCGCGGCGCCGGGTACCCCAACCCCGACCACAGCCACTTCCGGTCGATGGCGATCTGGCAGACGGCGTCACCGAAGACCTCGGTGCCGACCGGCTGGCTCGGCCGGTGGCTCGACACCGCGGGCGACGACCCGTTGCGCGCGGTGTCGGTGGAACCCGTGCTGCCGCCGTTGCTCGCCGGTGCGGGTACCGCGGCCGCGTCGTTACCGGTCGGCGGCTTGGCGTTGCCGAAGGGCGCGCTCGGGAAGTCCTTCGAGGGGCTGGGGGCCGCTCAGCCGGACGAAGGATTCTGGCAGGCGAAGGCGGCCAAGTCCGTCGGGGATCTGCACAACGCGGTGCGCGTGCTCGGCGGCGCGGCGCACGACAAGGAAAAGAAGCAGCGTAAGGGAAAGCTGGCCGCGCAGCTCGACGTGGTCGCGAGCCTGATCGAAGCGGGTGTACCGACCCGCGCGTATTCGGTGTCGCTCGGCGGTTTCGACACGCACGCCGACGAGCGTGGCACGCAGCAGCGGTTGCTGACCGAATTGGACGGTGCGCTGACCCCGTTCGCGCGCCGGCTGGCCGGGACCGACCGCGGCAAGCAGGCCGTGGTGCTGGTGTACTCGGAGTTCGGCAGGCGGGTGCGCGCCAACGCCAGCCAGGGCACCGACCACGGCACGGCGGGCCCGATGTTCGTGCTGGGCAACGGGGTGCGGGGCGGGTTCCACGGCGAGGAGCCGAGCCTGACCGACCTCGCCGACGGCGATCTCAAGCAGACCGTGGACTTCCGCGACGTGTACGCGGCCATGCTGGAGGGTGTGCTCGGCACCCCGGCCGACCGCGTGCTGCCCGGTCACTCAGGACGACTCGACGGGCTGCTGCTCCCGGCTTGA
- a CDS encoding (2Fe-2S)-binding protein — protein sequence MPQHTFKLNGKQITVDAEDSERLLWVLRDLLGVKGPKYGCGLDVCKACTSHINGKAFNPCSVPVSKIKPEDEVTTIEGLPATVGKDLHPMQEAWLELDVAQCGYCQPGQIMAAVAKVRQARAAGHEIGDDDLDEIRNICRCGTYARIREAIKQGAKGM from the coding sequence GTGCCCCAACACACTTTCAAGCTCAACGGCAAACAGATCACAGTGGACGCCGAGGACAGCGAGCGGCTGCTGTGGGTGCTGCGCGATCTGCTCGGCGTGAAGGGCCCGAAGTACGGGTGCGGGCTCGACGTCTGCAAGGCGTGCACGAGCCACATCAACGGCAAGGCCTTCAACCCGTGCTCGGTGCCGGTGTCGAAGATCAAGCCGGAAGACGAGGTCACCACGATCGAGGGCCTGCCCGCGACCGTCGGCAAGGACCTGCACCCCATGCAGGAGGCGTGGCTGGAGCTGGACGTGGCCCAGTGCGGTTATTGCCAGCCGGGTCAGATCATGGCCGCGGTCGCCAAGGTCAGGCAGGCGAGGGCGGCCGGGCACGAGATCGGCGACGACGATCTCGACGAGATCCGCAACATCTGCCGGTGCGGCACCTACGCCCGCATCCGCGAGGCCATCAAGCAGGGCGCGAAGGGCATGTGA